A region of the Pantoea alfalfae genome:
GAGTGGGGAGCGGTGTTAGCCATCGGCGTATCGCTGATGCTGGTGGCCTGGCATCAGTTACGACGACGCTCTGTGGGCTGGCAACGCCGTGAGCAGGCGATTTTCCTGCGCATCCCGCTGCTTTCCGGGTTATGGCGTGGCACGCAGCTGACGCAGATCTACACCATTCTGAATCTGACACAGCGTGCCGGGTTAACGCTGTTACAGGGACTGGCTGCTGTTGAAGTCACGCTCTCCTTATTACTCTGGCGGGAAGCGATGGCCGGACTGCAGCAGCATATTGCCCAGGGGAGCCCTCTGCATCAGGCGCTGATGCAGCATCCGCTGTTCACGCCCTTATGTGCTCAGCTGGTTCGGGTTGGGGAAGAGGCGGGCGCACTGGATTTGATGCTGGCCCGGCTGGCGGAATGGCATGAGGCAGAAACACGAGAGCGCGCTGACACACTGGCGGCGTCGCTGGAACCGATAATGATGGTGGTGATTGGCGGCATTGTCGGCACGCTGGTGATTGCAATGTATCTGCCGGTGTTTGGGCTGGGGGATGTAATGCATTAAGGGGCGCGGGCTGCGCCCCGGATGCCTATCGGTTGAAGACCCGGTTCTCCTGCTCGTTAACGCGGATAAAGGTCGTGCGCTTGGTCAGCTCTTTCAGGCGCTCCGCTCCGACGTAAGTACAGGCAGAACGCAGTCCACCCAGAATATCGCGCGCGGTGTCAGCGACCGGCCCCCGCAATGGCAGTTTCACCGTTTTACCTTCGGCGGCACGGTACTGGGCGACACCACCAACGTGACGCTTCATCGCTGATTCGGAACTCATGCCGTAAAAGAGCATAAAGCTTTCGCCATTCTCTTCGACGACCTGCCCTTCACACTCATCATGTGCTGCCAGCATGCCACCCAGCATCACAAAGTCAGCGCCGCCGCCAAAGGCTTTGGCAATATCACCCGGCACGGAACAACCGCCATCACTGACAATCTGTCCGCTTAAGCCATGCGCCGCATCGGCACACTCAATGACTGCAGAAAGCTGCGGATAGCCCACGCCGGTTTTCACCCGGGTTGTACAGACCGAACCCGGGCCAATACCGACTTTGACGATATCCGCGCCGGAGAGGATGAGCTCCTCTACCATTTCGCCTGTGACCACGTTTCCGGCACAGATAGTTTTAGTCGGGAAGGTTTCACGTGCACGCTGCAGGAAATCGACAAAATGCTGTGAGTAGCCGTTGGCCACGTCAATGCAGATAAACTGCAGATCGTCAGACAGCGCCATAATCGCGACCAGTTTAGTGAGGTCGGCTTCTGACGTGCCGGTTGAAACCATCACATGTTTCAATACCGTCGCGGGGACGCGCTGAATAAACGCCCGCCAGTCGTCTGCGCTGTAATGCTTATGGACGGCAGTGAGGATATTGAAGCTGGCCAGCGCCTCAGCCATTGAAAATGTGCCGACGGTATCCATGTTGGCGGCGATGATCGGTACGCCGCTCCAGCTGAGACCTGAATGTCTGAAGGTAAAGCTGCGCTCAAGCTCAACCTGTGAGCGACTTTGCAGCGTTGAACGTTTGGGGCGGATCAAGACATCTTTAAAGCCCAGTTTCAAATCTTCTTCAATACGCATAAACAGTGTCCTGGTAAGTGGCAATGAATCGTCGTTCACGAAGTAAGCACAGCTCCAGTGACGTTATGATACGCGCCTCTCGCTGCGCGACAAGACTGCGAATTACACTTTATTTACGCTACAATCCGTTAAATTTAGTTGTGCTTTATCGGTGTGATCTGCCGCGCATTTTTGCCTTTTTTAGCCAGATCATTACCCTGAACCTATGTCGGAATATGAAGTCAGGTGAGAAACATGCCCTATATCGTCGCGCTTACAGGGGGAATCGGCAGTGGAAAGAGTACGATTGCCCAGGCATTCGCCGCGTCTGGTGTGGAAATTATTGACGCTGACCTGATCGCCCGAGAAGTTGTTGAGCCTGGCACGCCCGCTTTGCAGGCTCTTCAGGCACGCTATGGCGCGTCAATCGTGACGGATCAGGGAATGCTTGATCGTAAACAGCTTCGCGACATTATTTTTCAGCAGCCGGAAGAGAAAAGCTGGTTAAACGCGCTGCTCCATCCGCTGATTAACGCCCGGACACGAGAACTGATCGCCCAGGCCACCTCACCTTATGTGCTCTGGGTGGTGCCATTACTGGTGGAAAATCAGTTACAGCACCAGGCTGATCGGGTGCTGGTAGTCGATGTTGATGAGGCAACGCAGTTAGCGCGCACCCAGCAACGTGACCACCTTTCCGTCGAACAGGCGAAACGTATTCTTGCCGCACAGGCCACGCGCCAGCAGCGCCTCGCCTGTGCCGACGACATTATTGATAACAGTGGTGAGCCCGACGACGCCTTGCCACAGGTTGCCGAACTCCATCAGCGCTATCTCAGGCTGGCGGCAACGAAACAGGATTAATACCATGAGCACACCCGTTCTGTTTGAACACCCACTGAATGAAAAAATGCGAACCTGGTTACGGGTTGAGTTTTTGATTAATCAGTTAGATGAAACGACACCACTGGATAAAACCGTTAATGCGCTGACCTTTTTTCGCCTGATTAGCGAGCTGCTCGATATTTTTGAGCGCGGCGATATGCGGACAGAACTGTTGAAAGAGCTTGAGCGCCAGCAGCAAAAATTACGGGCGTGGGCTGACGTGCCCGGCGTCGATATGACGCTGGTGGATGCCCTGCGCGATAAGATCAAAATTCAGTCAACGCAGTTGATGAATGCCCCACGTATGGGCCAGCAACTCCGCGAGGATCGTCTGATTGCCCTGGTGCGGCAGCGTCTGAGCATCCCCGGTGGATGCTGCAGCTTTGATTTGCCGGGCCTGCACATCTGGCTCCATCTGCCGCAGGAAGCACGCGATGCGCAGGTCGAAGCCTGGATGTTGACGCTGGAGCCACTGCATCATGCG
Encoded here:
- a CDS encoding GMP reductase, which encodes MRIEEDLKLGFKDVLIRPKRSTLQSRSQVELERSFTFRHSGLSWSGVPIIAANMDTVGTFSMAEALASFNILTAVHKHYSADDWRAFIQRVPATVLKHVMVSTGTSEADLTKLVAIMALSDDLQFICIDVANGYSQHFVDFLQRARETFPTKTICAGNVVTGEMVEELILSGADIVKVGIGPGSVCTTRVKTGVGYPQLSAVIECADAAHGLSGQIVSDGGCSVPGDIAKAFGGGADFVMLGGMLAAHDECEGQVVEENGESFMLFYGMSSESAMKRHVGGVAQYRAAEGKTVKLPLRGPVADTARDILGGLRSACTYVGAERLKELTKRTTFIRVNEQENRVFNR
- the coaE gene encoding dephospho-CoA kinase (Dephospho-CoA kinase (CoaE) performs the final step in coenzyme A biosynthesis.), whose protein sequence is MPYIVALTGGIGSGKSTIAQAFAASGVEIIDADLIAREVVEPGTPALQALQARYGASIVTDQGMLDRKQLRDIIFQQPEEKSWLNALLHPLINARTRELIAQATSPYVLWVVPLLVENQLQHQADRVLVVDVDEATQLARTQQRDHLSVEQAKRILAAQATRQQRLACADDIIDNSGEPDDALPQVAELHQRYLRLAATKQD
- the zapD gene encoding cell division protein ZapD, with the translated sequence MSTPVLFEHPLNEKMRTWLRVEFLINQLDETTPLDKTVNALTFFRLISELLDIFERGDMRTELLKELERQQQKLRAWADVPGVDMTLVDALRDKIKIQSTQLMNAPRMGQQLREDRLIALVRQRLSIPGGCCSFDLPGLHIWLHLPQEARDAQVEAWMLTLEPLHHALAMILDLIRQSGAFHVQTSLNGFYQDNAEGADLLRLQLSLEDALYPQVSGHKSRYAIRFMPLDSERGEVPARLNFQLACC